The Brasilonema sennae CENA114 genome includes a region encoding these proteins:
- a CDS encoding CHAT domain-containing protein — protein MSVILTLATLSQIMTPVPLAAQPVSQMTVAAVVRSTDTKELLQQGLQLYQAEKFADSVKVFTQASQAFQAVEDGLNQALALSYLSLAQQQLGELANAEKAIDNSLALLHNKNGSKEYLSIRAQALNTIGQLQLAQGKPDQALKSWEEATVIYKQIGDEAGTTGSQINQAQALQALGFYRRANNTLDAVEQSTNKQSDSVIKATRLLNLGNTLRVVGNLGKSQQVLLKSLIIAQKQQSKQKVAEIQLSLGNTAQALANNETEEDKNKGYIQKSLNYYRQAATTSEKPLTQLESQLNELRFLRIRVDKLLDQQRKIQFQLAAADKNILSEQEKKDLSEQEKTISQERQNNLSDISQRLLPQIQSQIATIPPSRSSINARINFAQSLIKLKQKNNTSNISWREIAEIVKVSANQAQQLQDNRTYSYALGTLGNLYEQTQQWSEAQNLTEQAMKLAERIFASDIAYRWRWQLGRILKARGNNEEAKASYKQAINYLKSLRNDLAVVNRDVQFSFRDEVEPVYREYVSFLLEGNSSEENIRAATEVIDSLQVAELDNFFRRACVDAKTVQVDEIDKKNNTVFIYPLILPDRLAVITSLPNGAKRRYTFDFPKDESGNFITSDKMEQTIEELSQKLLNRNSGEFLPDLRNLYNWLVQKTLDSNLKKDTNIVFVLDGALRNIPMAALYDGKQFLIEKEYNLALTPGLQLLPTITPLTAERLKRRVVVAGLSELPKEFEQKYPGRFNDLPYVTKEVSQIASEVKIPARQELLNSKFTRIALTDAVKSSNAPVVHLATHGQFSSQADNTFILTWNGEVNVNELKSVLRTRETNQQEAVDLLVLSACQTAKGDNRATLGIAGVAIQSGARSTLATLWSVADDTTATLMTEFYDNLVNKKMPKAEALRQAQVNLLKNYRHPYFWAPYILIGNWQ, from the coding sequence ATGTCTGTCATTCTGACTTTAGCTACATTATCTCAAATCATGACTCCCGTTCCCTTGGCTGCTCAACCAGTTTCCCAAATGACTGTAGCAGCAGTTGTGCGATCTACTGATACCAAAGAACTCTTGCAACAAGGTTTGCAACTTTATCAAGCAGAAAAATTTGCTGATTCTGTCAAGGTTTTCACACAGGCATCTCAGGCATTTCAAGCAGTTGAAGATGGGCTGAACCAAGCTTTAGCATTAAGCTATCTTTCTTTGGCTCAACAACAGTTAGGAGAATTAGCTAATGCTGAAAAAGCCATTGACAACAGCTTGGCACTATTACACAACAAAAATGGTTCCAAAGAGTATTTATCTATCCGCGCTCAAGCTTTAAACACGATAGGTCAGTTGCAATTAGCACAAGGCAAACCAGACCAAGCACTGAAAAGCTGGGAAGAAGCGACGGTAATTTATAAGCAAATTGGCGATGAAGCGGGTACCACTGGTAGCCAGATTAACCAAGCTCAGGCACTCCAGGCATTAGGATTTTACCGTCGTGCTAATAATACTCTAGATGCTGTAGAACAAAGCACAAACAAGCAATCTGACTCCGTTATTAAAGCAACTCGATTGCTTAATCTCGGTAACACTTTGCGAGTGGTGGGAAATTTAGGCAAGTCACAGCAAGTTTTGCTCAAAAGTTTAATCATCGCTCAAAAACAGCAATCAAAACAAAAGGTTGCAGAAATTCAGCTAAGTTTAGGCAACACAGCCCAAGCTTTAGCCAATAATGAAACCGAAGAAGATAAAAATAAGGGATATATTCAAAAGTCTTTAAATTATTATCGTCAAGCAGCAACCACTTCGGAAAAACCCCTGACTCAACTAGAATCACAACTCAATGAACTACGGTTTTTACGTATAAGAGTAGACAAATTATTAGACCAACAGCGCAAAATACAATTTCAATTAGCAGCAGCAGATAAAAACATATTATCAGAGCAAGAGAAAAAAGATTTGTCAGAACAAGAAAAAACAATATCACAAGAAAGACAAAATAATTTATCAGATATCTCCCAGAGATTGTTGCCTCAAATTCAGTCTCAAATTGCTACTATCCCACCCAGTCGTAGCAGTATTAACGCTCGCATTAACTTTGCCCAGAGTCTGATTAAACTAAAACAAAAGAACAACACTAGTAACATTTCTTGGCGAGAAATTGCTGAAATAGTTAAAGTTAGTGCTAACCAAGCTCAACAATTACAAGATAATCGTACCTATTCCTACGCCTTAGGTACTCTCGGCAACTTGTACGAGCAAACCCAACAATGGTCTGAAGCTCAAAATCTCACAGAGCAAGCTATGAAACTTGCCGAAAGAATTTTTGCCTCTGATATTGCCTATCGTTGGCGATGGCAATTAGGTCGTATCCTTAAAGCTAGAGGTAATAATGAAGAAGCTAAAGCTTCTTACAAACAAGCAATCAATTACCTCAAGTCCCTGCGGAATGATTTAGCTGTAGTTAACCGTGATGTGCAATTTTCTTTTCGAGATGAAGTAGAACCTGTATATCGAGAATATGTGAGTTTTCTTTTAGAAGGAAACTCTAGTGAAGAAAATATTAGAGCAGCAACAGAAGTCATTGATTCACTACAAGTAGCAGAGCTAGATAACTTTTTCCGCAGAGCTTGTGTAGATGCTAAAACTGTTCAGGTTGACGAGATTGATAAGAAAAACAACACAGTTTTTATTTATCCCTTAATATTACCTGACCGCTTGGCAGTTATCACCTCTCTTCCTAATGGAGCCAAGCGCCGTTATACATTTGATTTTCCCAAAGATGAATCTGGTAATTTTATTACCTCAGATAAAATGGAACAAACCATTGAAGAACTGAGCCAAAAACTGTTAAATCGCAACAGTGGAGAATTTTTACCCGATTTACGGAATTTATATAACTGGTTAGTTCAAAAAACTTTAGACTCTAATTTAAAAAAAGACACAAATATTGTGTTTGTTTTAGATGGAGCATTAAGAAATATTCCAATGGCAGCACTTTATGATGGAAAACAATTTCTGATTGAAAAAGAATACAATCTTGCTCTAACACCAGGTTTGCAGTTATTACCAACCATCACTCCTCTGACTGCAGAAAGATTAAAAAGACGAGTAGTCGTTGCTGGATTGAGCGAATTACCTAAAGAGTTTGAACAAAAATATCCGGGAAGATTTAATGATTTACCCTATGTCACAAAAGAAGTCAGTCAAATCGCAAGTGAAGTGAAAATTCCTGCTCGACAAGAGCTACTTAACAGTAAATTTACTAGAATCGCGCTCACAGATGCGGTTAAGTCTTCTAATGCACCTGTAGTACACTTAGCAACTCATGGTCAATTTAGTTCGCAGGCAGACAATACATTTATTCTGACTTGGAATGGTGAAGTCAATGTTAATGAGTTAAAATCTGTACTGAGAACGAGGGAGACAAACCAACAAGAAGCAGTTGATCTCCTTGTTTTGAGTGCTTGTCAAACAGCTAAAGGAGATAACCGAGCTACTTTAGGAATAGCAGGAGTTGCTATACAATCAGGAGCGCGTAGTACATTGGCAACTCTTTGGAGTGTCGCCGATGACACGACTGCGACGCTAATGACTGAGTTTTACGACAATTTGGTTAATAAAAAAATGCCTAAAGCAGAAGCTTTGCGTCAGGCTCAAGTAAATCTCCTGAAAAATTACAGACATCCCTATTTTTGGGCACCCTATATTTTAATTGGTAACTGGCAATAA